One segment of Panulirus ornatus isolate Po-2019 chromosome 2, ASM3632096v1, whole genome shotgun sequence DNA contains the following:
- the LOC139755037 gene encoding isoaspartyl peptidase/L-asparaginase isoform X2: MEDCPLFNAGIGSYMTLDGKLEMDALILDGTTMKAGGVGAIRNLINPIRVARLVMENSQHILLAGEGANKFAAAHGFHQVDPNVLITPYSKERLASAKEGKAIFTPPEKTDITEETEYGTVGCVVIDKDGHTASATSTGGINGQIAGRVGDTPIIGAGGYADDQLGAVSTTGQGEAIMKSLLARHIIDVMATGQNVKDSIMHCVTQMDKRFNGYAGAIAVSPKGEIGIYHSAPQMAWAYVQAGKVHYGFHSDQHVTEEL; encoded by the exons ATGGAAGACTGCCCTTTATTTAATGCAG GAATTGGATCTTATATGACTCTTGATGGAAAACTGGAAATGGATGCCCTGATACTTGATGGAACAACAATGAAGGCTGGAGGTGTAGGTGCCATCCGGAACCTTATAAACCCCATCAGAGTTGCTCGTCTTGTTATGGAGAATAGCCAGCATATCCTCCTTGCTG GAGAGGGAGCTAACAAGTTTGCTGCTGCTCATGGCTTCCATCAAGTGGACCCAAATGTTCTTATTACTCCATATTCGAAAGAGAGGTTAGCCAGTGCCAAGGAGGGTAAAGCTATCTTCACTCCTCCAGAAAAAACTGA CATAACTGAAGAAACTGAATATGGGAcggtgggttgtgttgtgattgATAAAGATGGCCACACAGCCAGTGCCACCTCTACTGGGGGGATAAATGGACAGATAGCAGGTCGAGTGGGTGACACTCCAATCATTGGTGCAGGTGGATATGCAGATGACCAG CTTGGAGCAGTGTCCACCACTGGTCAAGGTGAAGCTATCATGAAGTCTTTGCTTGCTCGCCACATTATTGACGTCATGGCCACAG gtcaGAATGTTAAGGACTCCATCATGCATTGTGTAACCCAGATGGATAAACGTTTCAATGGTTATGCAGGAGCCATAGCAGTTTCGCCTAAGGGAGAAATTGGAATATATCATTCTGCACCACAAATGGCTTGGGCCTATGTGCAAGCAGGCAAGgttcactatggcttccattcaGACCAGCATGTTACAGAGGAACTGTAA
- the LOC139755037 gene encoding isoaspartyl peptidase/L-asparaginase isoform X1 → MVEPVVIVHGGTGLVSEKLWAGRMEHVRAAARRGYEVLKAGGSAVDAAEAGVVLMEDCPLFNAGIGSYMTLDGKLEMDALILDGTTMKAGGVGAIRNLINPIRVARLVMENSQHILLAGEGANKFAAAHGFHQVDPNVLITPYSKERLASAKEGKAIFTPPEKTDITEETEYGTVGCVVIDKDGHTASATSTGGINGQIAGRVGDTPIIGAGGYADDQLGAVSTTGQGEAIMKSLLARHIIDVMATGQNVKDSIMHCVTQMDKRFNGYAGAIAVSPKGEIGIYHSAPQMAWAYVQAGKVHYGFHSDQHVTEEL, encoded by the exons ATGGTTGAGCCAGTAGTGATAGTCCATGGAGGAACAGGATTAGTATCAGAAAAACTATGGGCTGGACGTATGGAGCATGTGAGGGCTGCAGCTCGTCGAGGCTATGAG GTTCTCAAGGCAGGCGGGTCAGCTGTGGATGCAGCTGAGGCTGGAGTTGTATTAATGGAAGACTGCCCTTTATTTAATGCAG GAATTGGATCTTATATGACTCTTGATGGAAAACTGGAAATGGATGCCCTGATACTTGATGGAACAACAATGAAGGCTGGAGGTGTAGGTGCCATCCGGAACCTTATAAACCCCATCAGAGTTGCTCGTCTTGTTATGGAGAATAGCCAGCATATCCTCCTTGCTG GAGAGGGAGCTAACAAGTTTGCTGCTGCTCATGGCTTCCATCAAGTGGACCCAAATGTTCTTATTACTCCATATTCGAAAGAGAGGTTAGCCAGTGCCAAGGAGGGTAAAGCTATCTTCACTCCTCCAGAAAAAACTGA CATAACTGAAGAAACTGAATATGGGAcggtgggttgtgttgtgattgATAAAGATGGCCACACAGCCAGTGCCACCTCTACTGGGGGGATAAATGGACAGATAGCAGGTCGAGTGGGTGACACTCCAATCATTGGTGCAGGTGGATATGCAGATGACCAG CTTGGAGCAGTGTCCACCACTGGTCAAGGTGAAGCTATCATGAAGTCTTTGCTTGCTCGCCACATTATTGACGTCATGGCCACAG gtcaGAATGTTAAGGACTCCATCATGCATTGTGTAACCCAGATGGATAAACGTTTCAATGGTTATGCAGGAGCCATAGCAGTTTCGCCTAAGGGAGAAATTGGAATATATCATTCTGCACCACAAATGGCTTGGGCCTATGTGCAAGCAGGCAAGgttcactatggcttccattcaGACCAGCATGTTACAGAGGAACTGTAA